The Alteromonas stellipolaris genome includes a region encoding these proteins:
- a CDS encoding GGDEF domain-containing protein has product MKFLIAALCILISESVFASCVITSPLKSKVGTPIPMVKGEQHLTLNCDLALPHIFHFPRNFVNKAVLYRLEADASKTNSPTPNHSGTSSFETASSEKESAGRNSLEAPTLTPPIELPSARQAYILPIGAASYILKVDAQFARALYPSLSTVPDFHAFNTIHTLTLSAFAGFCFALAIYVGVLGNSMRSFGFYSYSFYVASAAIFFLLQEGIFYALLPNIQFLNSVQLSVLFAGLTIFASLRFLDQLLDFKAMLKKWQRSTLHGLSLIILVLVSVQLVLSSDVSMMVNKVMSKLTLVIMAGILSAILYAAYHKVHCAKLVLLGVSTIMLAMLARFYLKDYSPFLQRYGLIIAVTIEALIFAFAAAQKVKKLDDDRMAAFKRAATDPLCHILNRDGWEGAAKILLDEFNHHGGFITLMFIDVDNFKRINDSFGHQSGDDVLRIISKILKGQCREQDVVGRLGGDEFVVLSYCHSCSQSKRLVKRIQHRFSDLVIQTLNAQIPVSASVGGLIIDMPCSDLEALLDQADTLMYEQKKAHQSAMTQPI; this is encoded by the coding sequence GTGAAATTTCTGATTGCCGCTTTGTGTATTTTGATAAGTGAGAGTGTGTTCGCGTCGTGCGTTATTACCTCACCATTAAAAAGCAAAGTGGGCACACCTATACCAATGGTGAAAGGCGAGCAGCATTTAACACTAAACTGTGATTTAGCCCTCCCGCATATTTTTCATTTTCCTCGTAACTTTGTGAATAAAGCCGTGCTGTATCGGCTAGAGGCTGATGCTTCTAAAACAAATAGTCCTACACCAAATCATTCTGGAACATCCAGCTTCGAAACGGCCAGCTCCGAAAAAGAGAGCGCCGGAAGAAACAGCTTAGAAGCGCCCACGTTAACCCCGCCCATCGAGCTGCCTAGCGCGCGGCAAGCTTATATACTTCCCATCGGTGCGGCTTCATACATCTTAAAGGTGGATGCGCAATTCGCTAGGGCACTGTACCCGAGCTTATCCACAGTACCTGACTTCCACGCATTTAATACTATTCATACCTTAACGCTAAGTGCATTTGCTGGATTTTGCTTTGCGTTGGCTATCTATGTTGGGGTGTTGGGCAACAGTATGCGAAGTTTTGGGTTCTATTCTTACAGTTTTTACGTGGCAAGTGCGGCCATCTTTTTCTTGTTGCAAGAAGGCATTTTTTACGCCTTGTTACCCAATATACAGTTTCTAAATAGCGTACAGCTAAGTGTGCTTTTTGCTGGGCTAACCATTTTTGCTTCTTTGCGCTTTCTAGATCAATTACTCGATTTTAAAGCTATGCTAAAAAAGTGGCAACGCAGCACACTGCATGGTTTATCGCTAATAATATTAGTTTTGGTGAGCGTGCAGTTAGTGTTAAGTAGTGATGTGAGCATGATGGTAAACAAAGTCATGTCGAAACTCACTTTGGTTATCATGGCCGGTATTTTATCAGCAATACTTTATGCGGCGTATCATAAAGTACACTGCGCTAAACTAGTGTTACTGGGGGTCTCGACAATAATGCTGGCTATGCTCGCCAGGTTTTATTTGAAAGACTATAGTCCGTTCCTTCAGCGGTACGGGCTTATTATTGCCGTCACGATAGAAGCCTTGATATTTGCTTTTGCTGCCGCGCAAAAAGTGAAAAAGTTAGATGATGACAGAATGGCCGCGTTCAAACGGGCAGCTACCGACCCCTTGTGTCATATTCTTAATCGCGACGGATGGGAAGGGGCTGCAAAAATACTCTTAGATGAATTTAATCATCACGGTGGTTTCATAACCTTGATGTTCATTGACGTGGATAATTTTAAACGAATTAATGATTCGTTTGGGCATCAATCAGGCGACGATGTACTGCGTATTATTTCAAAAATTCTTAAAGGGCAATGCCGCGAGCAAGATGTGGTGGGAAGACTAGGGGGCGATGAGTTTGTAGTGCTAAGTTATTGCCACAGTTGTAGCCAATCTAAGCGTCTGGTAAAGCGTATTCAGCACAGGTTTAGTGACTTAGTTATACAAACGCTTAACGCACAAATTCCAGTTTCAGCCAGTGTTGGGGGCTTAATTATAGATATGCCTTGTAGCGACTTAGAGGCGTTACTCGACCAGGCTGATACACTGATGTACGAGCAAAAAAAGGCACATCAAAGTGCAATGACGCAGCCCATTTAA
- a CDS encoding sulfotransferase family 2 domain-containing protein codes for MLLSHSKQFLFVHIAKTGGTSIRDALSQYRWGHRYAAAQFISNKMSQLCGHKIGSRFPRHSRIIAAKEMLPEDFFNGLYKFAVVRNPWDLQVSSYHHIKRERPHVMEGHETFASFMQWKFNPARAYQYHIDTSLQLQSDYLVDLHGNLLTNFIGYYENLQQDFDAICEHLAIPTSILPHKRKATDRSSYQGYYTDKIKALVDNHFAQDIQLLGYTF; via the coding sequence GTGCTACTTTCCCACAGTAAACAGTTTCTCTTTGTACACATTGCCAAGACGGGTGGCACGAGTATTCGTGATGCCCTTTCACAGTATCGTTGGGGGCATCGTTATGCCGCAGCACAGTTTATCAGTAATAAAATGAGTCAGCTTTGTGGGCATAAGATTGGTAGCCGCTTTCCTCGCCATTCGCGTATTATTGCTGCAAAAGAAATGTTACCTGAAGATTTTTTTAATGGGTTGTACAAGTTTGCCGTAGTGAGAAACCCGTGGGACTTGCAAGTTAGCTCGTATCATCACATTAAGCGCGAACGTCCTCATGTCATGGAAGGCCATGAAACTTTCGCAAGTTTCATGCAATGGAAATTTAATCCTGCACGAGCGTATCAATACCACATAGACACTTCTCTGCAATTGCAAAGCGATTACCTTGTAGATTTACATGGCAATTTATTAACTAACTTTATTGGTTACTATGAGAATTTGCAGCAAGATTTCGACGCAATTTGCGAACACCTAGCCATTCCCACATCAATACTTCCACACAAGCGTAAAGCCACTGATAGAAGTAGCTATCAAGGGTATTACACCGATAAAATTAAAGCTCTAGTTGATAACCACTTCGCTCAAGATATTCAATTGTTGGGCTATACGTTTTAA
- a CDS encoding BadF/BadG/BcrA/BcrD ATPase family protein — translation MVDQSYYIGVDGGGTHCRVQLEDKQGNVLSCAEAGPANMMTNAAGAMQSIISASEKAISAISRPAKSAIKLNQIHLAAGLAGANIPSALNEFLNLHHPFKSINVISDLHAACLGAHNGQSGALIICGTGSAATVFTGSSTSTNSHRFNDKGGYGLSISDNASGGWLGLEAVKQSLLVFDELIPKSLLFTSVCDRLAVTNAHQLVSKVAGFKGKEFGALAPCVVAAYERGCPAAKVLIEQGASYLNGVGEALTCNRIDDKAFSNDQDLPLCLVGGLSHVYQPLLSAGLQARLVEPKSSPQAGVIQYVKQQAALA, via the coding sequence ATGGTAGATCAGAGTTATTATATTGGTGTGGATGGTGGCGGCACGCATTGCAGAGTGCAGTTAGAAGATAAGCAAGGTAACGTATTAAGTTGCGCCGAAGCTGGTCCTGCCAATATGATGACCAATGCTGCTGGCGCAATGCAGTCAATTATTAGCGCTAGTGAAAAAGCCATCAGCGCAATAAGTCGGCCCGCCAAATCGGCAATCAAGCTCAATCAAATACACCTAGCGGCAGGGCTTGCTGGCGCAAATATTCCCAGTGCGTTAAACGAGTTTTTAAATTTACACCACCCCTTTAAAAGCATTAACGTCATCAGTGATTTGCATGCCGCATGCCTTGGGGCGCATAACGGCCAATCAGGTGCATTGATTATCTGCGGTACTGGGTCAGCGGCTACGGTTTTTACTGGCTCCAGCACCAGTACTAATTCGCACCGGTTTAATGATAAGGGCGGTTATGGCCTTTCAATTAGCGACAATGCAAGTGGTGGTTGGTTAGGTCTTGAAGCGGTTAAGCAAAGCTTGTTGGTGTTCGATGAACTTATCCCTAAGAGCCTCTTATTTACATCAGTTTGTGATAGATTGGCCGTAACAAATGCACACCAATTGGTATCAAAAGTGGCGGGGTTTAAAGGGAAAGAGTTTGGTGCATTGGCACCATGTGTTGTGGCAGCCTACGAAAGAGGGTGCCCCGCAGCCAAGGTACTAATTGAACAAGGTGCTAGCTACCTCAATGGTGTTGGTGAAGCACTTACCTGCAATAGAATTGACGATAAAGCATTCTCCAATGATCAAGATTTGCCCCTTTGTTTAGTGGGTGGGCTAAGCCATGTGTATCAGCCACTATTAAGTGCTGGTCTTCAAGCTAGGCTAGTTGAACCTAAATCATCACCTCAAGCAGGGGTTATTCAATACGTAAAACAACAGGCAGCACTGGCTTAA
- the nagA gene encoding N-acetylglucosamine-6-phosphate deacetylase: MQTITAHKVLTTSGIKFNKTLCIEQGVIKSIRDATKQELANEREGTLIPGYVDTQVNGGGGILFNHTPTYNALKTMAHAHLQFGTTSMLPTLITDNAITMANAADAVSEAIADSHPTIEGIHFEGPFLSTAKKGVHEESFIRTPSDSELATLCRKDIGKVLLTVAPESVSLSFIKEMVAEGIVVALGHTNASFEQVSDALNAGATGFTHLYNAMSAFTSRAPGAVGAALLFDNAYSGLIVDHHHVHPKSAELAIKVKGKEKIMLVTDAMAHVGSNLDTLAFFNTEIKRSGSKLTTPDGTLAGSCLDMHGAVINTCHDLSVSLTDASAMASTTPATFMGMQQKLGSLAAGQYANVLLVDDNVNLVDIWVKGRLQ; encoded by the coding sequence ATGCAAACAATTACCGCACACAAAGTACTGACCACCTCAGGTATTAAGTTTAACAAGACGCTATGCATAGAACAGGGCGTGATTAAAAGCATTCGAGATGCCACAAAGCAAGAGCTTGCAAATGAGCGTGAAGGCACGCTTATACCTGGGTATGTTGATACCCAAGTCAATGGTGGTGGGGGAATACTGTTTAACCATACGCCCACGTACAATGCGTTAAAAACCATGGCGCATGCCCATTTGCAGTTCGGCACTACCAGTATGTTGCCTACGCTTATTACCGATAATGCGATTACTATGGCAAATGCCGCCGATGCAGTAAGTGAGGCCATTGCAGATAGTCATCCCACTATTGAAGGTATTCATTTTGAAGGGCCATTTTTGAGCACTGCGAAAAAAGGTGTGCATGAAGAAAGCTTTATTCGTACCCCTAGTGATAGTGAATTGGCGACCTTGTGCCGAAAGGATATTGGCAAGGTATTGCTAACAGTAGCACCTGAAAGCGTGAGCCTCAGTTTTATTAAAGAAATGGTGGCAGAAGGGATAGTGGTTGCACTGGGGCACACCAATGCTAGTTTCGAACAAGTGAGCGATGCGCTTAACGCTGGTGCGACAGGGTTCACTCATTTGTACAATGCGATGTCGGCATTTACATCGCGTGCGCCAGGCGCTGTGGGCGCAGCTTTGTTATTTGATAACGCGTATAGTGGGTTAATTGTGGATCATCACCACGTACACCCTAAAAGTGCCGAATTAGCCATAAAGGTTAAAGGCAAAGAAAAGATCATGCTTGTGACCGATGCCATGGCGCATGTGGGAAGCAACCTAGACACGCTTGCGTTTTTCAATACAGAAATTAAGCGTAGCGGCAGCAAACTCACTACGCCTGATGGCACATTGGCCGGCTCATGCCTAGACATGCATGGGGCCGTAATAAATACTTGTCATGATTTGAGCGTAAGTTTAACCGACGCAAGTGCAATGGCCAGTACTACGCCTGCCACCTTCATGGGAATGCAACAAAAACTAGGCAGTCTCGCAGCAGGGCAGTATGCGAATGTATTACTAGTAGATGACAATGTTAACTTGGTCGACATTTGGGTAAAAGGAAGGCTTCAATAA
- a CDS encoding patatin-like phospholipase family protein gives MTYRVAIAISGAVSLGSYEAGTLYEIIKALKEHNENPANPKIEIDVLTGASAGGMTAAMIAQKLLYDGDALSGENTNVAYEAWVKSVDINGLLTPLPGDNAKNSLLSNGFVKTIADKLINSRYVKSSSPSAAQTPLPPPLVQTPHVASATSIRLGLAMSNLNGVDYEVDTYAYLTETLGKGKFTQTRHQDRYTVTLDNTTDNQAVWNEISAAARGCGAFPVAFSPVSLTRNWMHGDYRGRGAVKFENSTFSFMDGGAFNNYPLGMAVSLAEQNDTSYTDYENRFYFYISPNPRESAANPEFDASTASFADSAKQMLNSVFLQSGFQEWLIQEKDNEKILRLDKQADTLREKLYTTSSEEVFAEQAIIDSMIGLVYGANEAEYAADVARLATQYRVDVEEKPLPPSHFKLWIDTIAVLEHAAGLGPTNLKTIYTITAKKDELSGELLGAFLGFFDERFRQYDYERGRLNAMLTINGILDKQRDEAVIQKQLPLNIEKRDHHSIQQFLDSSHLNHASMADVQYENRQLAYKRVKARFFAFAKDAGIASVARFFAWNFIVRKTVKKVLVL, from the coding sequence ATGACCTACCGCGTTGCAATTGCCATTTCAGGCGCCGTTTCTTTGGGTTCATATGAAGCGGGTACGCTTTATGAAATAATAAAAGCGTTAAAAGAACATAACGAAAACCCTGCCAATCCAAAAATTGAAATAGATGTGCTTACTGGCGCTAGCGCGGGTGGCATGACCGCCGCAATGATAGCGCAAAAACTCTTATATGATGGGGATGCTTTATCGGGTGAAAACACCAACGTGGCTTACGAAGCATGGGTTAAGTCGGTTGATATCAACGGATTATTGACGCCCTTGCCGGGGGACAATGCCAAAAATTCACTCCTCTCAAATGGCTTTGTAAAAACCATAGCGGATAAGCTCATTAATAGCCGATACGTGAAATCATCCTCGCCTAGCGCTGCGCAAACACCGTTACCCCCACCGCTAGTGCAAACACCTCATGTGGCCAGTGCAACCTCTATCAGGTTGGGGTTGGCGATGTCTAACTTAAATGGCGTAGATTACGAGGTAGATACCTACGCATATTTAACGGAAACCTTGGGGAAAGGGAAGTTCACCCAAACACGCCATCAAGACAGATATACCGTCACGCTGGATAACACAACAGATAATCAGGCTGTTTGGAACGAGATCAGTGCAGCGGCGAGAGGATGCGGTGCCTTCCCAGTAGCGTTCTCTCCGGTATCGCTCACGCGTAACTGGATGCACGGCGATTACCGCGGCCGTGGCGCCGTTAAATTTGAAAACAGTACCTTTAGTTTTATGGATGGTGGTGCATTTAATAACTACCCTCTTGGTATGGCAGTATCTTTGGCTGAACAAAATGATACTAGCTATACCGACTACGAAAACCGCTTTTACTTTTACATTTCACCTAACCCTAGGGAAAGTGCTGCCAATCCAGAATTTGATGCTAGCACAGCATCCTTTGCTGACAGTGCCAAACAAATGCTCAATAGCGTGTTTCTACAAAGCGGGTTTCAAGAGTGGTTAATTCAAGAGAAAGATAACGAAAAAATTCTCAGGTTAGATAAACAAGCCGACACTTTACGCGAAAAATTATACACCACAAGCAGCGAAGAGGTGTTCGCAGAGCAAGCCATTATAGATTCAATGATTGGCTTGGTTTATGGCGCTAATGAAGCAGAATATGCCGCCGATGTTGCTCGACTGGCTACACAATATCGGGTTGATGTTGAAGAAAAACCGCTCCCGCCAAGCCATTTCAAACTATGGATAGATACGATTGCTGTACTAGAACATGCTGCGGGGCTGGGCCCAACCAATTTAAAAACTATCTATACTATTACAGCAAAAAAAGACGAGCTTAGCGGTGAGTTGCTTGGGGCATTTTTGGGCTTTTTTGACGAGCGCTTTCGGCAATATGATTACGAACGGGGCAGATTAAATGCCATGCTGACCATTAATGGAATATTAGATAAGCAGCGAGACGAAGCCGTAATTCAAAAGCAATTACCACTGAACATAGAAAAGCGTGATCATCATAGTATTCAACAGTTTTTAGATTCATCGCATTTAAATCATGCGTCTATGGCTGATGTGCAATACGAAAACAGGCAGTTGGCATACAAGCGCGTTAAAGCGCGCTTTTTTGCGTTTGCAAAAGACGCAGGTATAGCAAGTGTTGCACGCTTTTTTGCTTGGAATTTCATTGTTAGAAAAACGGTAAAAAAGGTATTGGTGTTATAG